One window of Oryza brachyantha chromosome 12, ObraRS2, whole genome shotgun sequence genomic DNA carries:
- the LOC102711585 gene encoding C-factor, with the protein MAAARAFSSAAASGACAGVSMVQGASRGIGLEFVRQLLGRSDGGRVVATCRAPDSAVELQRLRQEHARRLTVLPLDVTDESSIEAAATSIGETHGSLNLLINATGILSVPNVIHPETTLSKVQKSSLLLAYEVNAVGPILVIKHMWPYLKAGGRSETGRGFSLVANMSARVGSIGDNGLGGWHSYRASKTALNQLTKTVSVELGKKDNIACILLHPGTVDTDLSRPFQKNVPKDKLFTREFSVQKLLSIIDNVKKSDNGKFFAWDGQEIPW; encoded by the exons atggcggcggcgagggcgttCTCGTCGGCGGCAGCCTCCGGCGCCTGCGCCGGCGTGTCCATGGTGCAGGGCGCGTCCCGCGGCATCGGGCTCGAGTTC GTGAGGCAGCTGCTGGGGAGGAGCGACGGGGGCCGGGTCGTCGCGACGTGCCGCGCGCCGGATTCAGCCGTGGAGCTCCAGAGGCTGAGGCAGGagcacgcgcggcggctcaCCGTGCTGCCGCTGGACGTCACTGACGAGAGCTCCATTgag GCGGCTGCGACCTCAATAGGAGAGACTCATGGATCTCTGAACCTGCTGATCAATGCAACCGGAATACTTTCAGTTCCAAATGTGATACATCCAG AGACCACATTGAGCAAAGTTCAGAAATCATCCCTGCTACTGGCATATGAAGTGAACGCTGTCGGCCCTATTTTAGTTATCAAG CATATGTGGCCATATCTGAAGGCCGGTGGTCGCTCTGAGACAGGGAGAGGGTTTTCACTGGTTGCAAACATGAGTGCCAGAGTTGGTTCAATTGGAGACAATGGTCTGGGAGGCTGGCATTCATACAGAGCTTCTAAAACAGCGCTAAATCAAT TAACAAAGACTGTATCAGTTGAGCTGGGCAAGAAGGACAACATTGCCTGCATCCTGCTGCATCCAGGAACTGTGGACACTGACCTCTCGCGTCCTTTTCAGAAGAACGTCCCCAAGGACAAGCTCTTCACAAGGGAGTTCTCTGTTCAGAAGCTACTGTCAATCATCGACAATGTTAAGAAGAGCGACAACGGCAAGTTCTTTGCTTGGGATGGCCAAGAAATCCCATGGTGA
- the LOC121056004 gene encoding serine, glycine, tyrosine and glutamine-rich protein-like, with the protein MNRFRNVLLRKCKSLSRSLSRSSSYRNLRSMSTRELGGGGGGGDGGGHHAVPAGGGGDRAVVFVGSSRRRYVISSKHLSHPLVAALIDDAVPAAGAGGGNVTVAEGREGGGGGGGGVERRTAAATATSTTTTTTKPIAVNCEVVLFDHLLWMLDNAVDLRAGGDGDDDDAAMRELAQLYAY; encoded by the coding sequence ATGAACAGGTTCAGAAATGTGCTGCTACGAAAGTGCAAGAGCCTGTCACGTTCTCTCTCGAGGTCGAGCTCCTACAGGAACCTCCGGTCCATGTCCACCagggagctcggcggcggcggcggcggcggcgacggtggaggtCACCATGCGGTgcctgccggcggcggcggcgaccgcgcgGTGGTGTTCGTCGGcagctcgcggcggcggtacGTGATCAGCAGCAAGCACCTCAGCCACCCGCTGGTCGCCGCGCTGAtcgacgacgcggtcccggccgcgggtgccggcggcggcaacgtcACCGTCGCAGAAGGaagggaaggcggcggcggcggcggcggtggggttGAGAGAAGGACAGCGGCTGCGACGGCgacatcgacgacgacgacgacgacgaagccgATCGCCGTCAACTGTGAGGTCGTGCTGTTCGACCACCTGCTGTGGATGCTGGACAACGCCGTCGacctccgcgccggcggcgacggcgacgacgacgacgccgccatgAGGGAGCTCGCGCAGCTCTACGCCtactag
- the LOC102711855 gene encoding WD repeat-containing protein 75 → MFTGGQSYVSAPPAFSADGRLLLVCTGRTVSVFSASTCMLVSELEGHEGDVTAVVLAPSPAGAAAAKLARYCWTAGLDGALIYWDFAAAELVRKVQVGLPVHSMAIPNITRGSKGVDIYTPFAFVSVEDTSKPSNETKALRGQLKIVDLTKGREVGSLLAETRKPEKIVASSSGEFLGIPNKTKLHVWRIPLKDFKPDKIRKIKLHHTKKLNTLAFHPSERIVAGGDVTGRISIWRGFGNAKFSGSHGARSNEDEDRNDVRGNSDADSCTTWHWHSGGVKFLKFSTDGAYLFSGGMEGVIVVWQLDTGKRRYKPRLGSPLLSFVDSPDSSIACVSCMNNQVHLLKMPNMEVMRSIAGIKLPISSLSLDGCYRGLYGFDYSNKLVAVPTEDYCIQFYDLFENTEVSEVQVCERNFQPVDDITMYISLVSLSIDGNFMCTVDVKLPEEELGGLITLKFWNQGSRAGEYFLSTVIYEPHSDAGISAIAFRPGKNMAVSTSLGGNFKVWVQSMLSQPSDEKEQSGWRCQSVGSYRNKPMTAATFSSDGSVLAVAAESVITLWDPDNNALVGVIAEALSPITKLSFVGTSQFLMSISQSSKPQVAVWNVPNLSMQWSYSLFAEAACCSSSGSEFAVLGLLSCPDGGTLAEQDGVILLFDAENLKPVSSWSVKKARGGSVAFLKGDSSLDANTKDMIDGEASLLVYINGSHEYVIFDPRSNEELHIGKSAHRNIQTEELAPIGYASIFGELPKLESKKDVPEIPFIPSERPWETIFNGSSHVLPPLTKLCPAFLASLLEKRPVANE, encoded by the exons atgTTCACCGGCGGCCAGAGCTACgtctccgcgccgccggccttcTCCGCCGACGGGCGGCTCCTCCTCGTCTGCACGGGCCGCACCGTCTCCGTCTTCAGCGCCTCCACCTGCATGCTG GTGTCGGAGCTGGAGGGGCACGAGGGGGACGTCACGGCGGTGGTgctggcgccgtcgccggcgggggcggcggcggccaagctCGCGAGATACTGCTGGACGGCGGGGCTTGATGGGGCGCTGATTTACTGggacttcgcggcggcggagctggtgCGGAAGGTCCAGGTCGGCCTCCCCGTGCACTCCATG GCCATTCCTAACATAACCAGAGGATCGAAAGGAGTTGACATTTACACACCGTTTGCATTCGTCTCGGTGGAGGACACAAGTAAGCCATCTAATGAGACGAAAGCATTGCGCGGGCAGTTGAAAATCGTTGACTTAACCAAAGGGCGTGAAGTGGGTAGTCTTCTGGCTGAG ACTCGTAAACCAGAAAAGATTGTTGCAAGTAGCTCTGGTGAATTTTTGGGCATTCCAAATAAGACAAAGCTCCATGTATGGAGGATACCATTGAAAGATTTCAAGCCTGACAAAATAAGGAAGATAAAGCTTCaccacacaaaaaaattgaatacgCTGGCCTTTCATCCAAGTGAGAGAATTGTGGCTGGTGGTGATGTAACTGGTAGAATATCGATCTGGAGAGGTTTtggaaatgcaaaattttctgGATCACACGGTGCAAGATCTAATGAAGATGAAGACAGGAATGATGTGAGGGGTAACAGTGATGCAGATTCTTGCACCACATGGCATTGGCATTCAGGCGGAGTGAAGTTTCTCAAATTTTCTACTGATGGGGCTTACTTGTTCTCAG GTGGTATGGAGGGGGTTATTGTTGTATGGCAACTAGATACTGGAAAGAGAAGGTATAAACCACGTCTAGGGTCTCCTCTTTTGTCCTTTGTAGATTCTCCGGACTCTTCCATTGCCTGT GTGTCATGTATGAATAACCAAGTCCATCTTCTTAAAATGCCCAATATGGAGGTCATGAGATCTATTGCTGGAATTAAG CTACCTATCTCTTCCCTGAGCTTGGATGGATGTTATCGAGGATTGTATGGATTTGATTACAGTAACAAACTTGTTGCTGTGCCAACAGAAGATTATTGCATACAGTTCTACGATTTGTTTGAGAACACCGAAGTTTCTGAG gTTCAAGTTTGTGAGAGGAACTTTCAGCCTGTTGATGATATCACA ATGTATATTTCTTTAGTTTCACTGTCCATCGATGGTAATTTTATGTGCACCGTTGATGTCAAGCTTCCTGAAGAAGAATTAGGTGGACTtattacactgaaattttggaaCCAAGGGTCGCGTGCTGGAGAATATTTTTTGTCTACTGTCATTTATGAGCCACACAG TGATGCTGGAATATCTGCTATTGCTTTCCGCCCTGGCAAAAACATGGCTGTGAGCACTTCTTTAGGTGGCAACTTCAAG GTTTGGGTTCAAAGTATGCTTTCACAACCAAGTGATGAAAAAGAACAATCTGGTTGGAGATGCCAATCAGTCGGCTCATACAG GAATAAACCTATGACAGCAGCAACTTTCTCAAGCGATGGATCTGTTCTTGCGGTTGCAGCTGAGAGTGTTATCACATTGTGGGATCCTGATAATAACGCGCTTGTTGGTGTGATTGCAGAGGCACTATCG CCCATCACAAAACTTTCATTTGTTGGGACATCACAGTTTTTGATGTCTATATCTCAGAGCTCCAAACCACAGGTTGCTGTGTGGAATGTTCCAAATCTTTCCATGCAATGGTCTTACAGCCTCTTTGCTGAAG CTGCATGTTGTTCGTCAAGTGGAAGTGAGTTTGCAGTTCTTGGTCTTCTAAGTTGTCCTGATGGAGGAACACTGGCTGAGCAAGATGGAGTGATACTACTTTTCGATGCTGAAAATTTGAAGCCTGTATCTTCCTGGTCAGTAAAGAAG GCAAGGGGAGGCAGTGTTGCTTTTTTGAAGGGCGATTCCTCTTTGGATGCAAACACCAAAGACATGATAGATGGAGAGGCATCATTGCTGGTTTATATAAATGGTTCTCatgaatatgttatatttgatCCCCGAAGCAATGAGGAGTTGCACATTGGCAAGAGCGCACACAGAAATATTCAAACTGAGGAACTTG CACCAATTGGTTATGCTTCTATTTTTGGAGAACTTCCAAAACTGGAGTCAAAGAAAGATGTTCCAGAAATTCCATTTATCCCGTCAGAGAGACCTTGGGAGACTATATTCAATGGATCATCTCATGTTCTTCCACCTCTCACAAAATTATGTCCTGCTTTCTTGGCATCATTGCTTGAGAAGCGACCAGTTGCAAATGAGTGA
- the LOC102712135 gene encoding F-box/LRR-repeat protein At3g48880-like: MDNTGEDAAAAARWGDMDADCLVEIFRRLPLDDVAAAAPLVCRSWRAAAGDASLWRELDLRGGGSATGTRFMPWSPLAAAFAARYGVRRFSFAGYLRLCVARAGGSAVEIALPPLLGAPELDLVSLRCPALRRVSLPALPAADDARLPDVVARWHSLEHLELEYRPASFPATAARLGASCPRFSGLKMAGAIREQDAAAMATSLPRLKHLCLDGCYLPKQVLLAVIHGGPELEALSAKLCVGFDEGDEDVAREAAMIARFEVGGSRLVDKFDQRDADGQDDDTSSYVDVM, encoded by the coding sequence ATGGACAACACTGGagaggacgcggcggcggcggcgcggtggggaGACATGGACGCCGACTGCCTCGTGGAGATCTTCCGGCGGCTGCCGCTCGACGacgtggccgcggcggcgccgctggtGTGCCGGTCgtggcgcgccgcggcgggcgacgcgtcGCTGTGGCGGGAGCTCGACCTccgcggaggcggcagcgccaCGGGGACGCGGTTCATGCCGTGGTCGCCGCTGGCGGCCGCGTTCGCGGCGCGCTACGGCGTCCGGCGCTTCTCCTTCGCCGGCTACCTCCGCCTCTGCGTCGCGCGCGCCGGGGGCTCCGCCGTGGAGATCGCGCTCCCGCCGCTGCTCGGCGCGCCCGAGCTGGACCTCGTGTCGCTCCGGTGCCCGGCGCTGAGGAGGGTCTCCCTCCCGGCgctgcccgccgccgacgacgcgcGACTGCCGGACGTCGTGGCCCGGTGGCACAGCCTGGAGCACCTGGAGCTAGAGTACAGGCCGGCGTCGttcccggcgacggcggcgcgcctcGGCGCCAGCTGCCCTCGCTTCTCCGGCCTCAAGATGGCCGGCGCCATCCGTGAACAGGAcgccgcggccatggcgacgtCGCTGCCACGGCTGAAGCATCTCTGCCTGGACGGGTGCTACCTGCCGAAGCAGGTGCTCCTCGCCGTCATCCATGGCGGCCCGGAGCTGGAGGCGCTGAGCGCGAAGCTCTGCGTGGGGTTCGACGAGGGAGACGAGGACGTGGCGAGGGAGGCCGCCATGATCGCGCGGTTCGAGGTTGGAGGGTCCAGATTGGTCGACAAGTTTGACCAGCGTGACGCGGACGGCCAGGATGATGACACGTCATCCTACGTGGATGTCATGTGA
- the LOC121056018 gene encoding uncharacterized protein LOC121056018, translated as MGCHHRQLVNRPLRRLAALAAALCVVVAATHGRGCCAAAARVVGRRHGAAKAAEAVMDVTAAAAAASPEGARWGGGDGLVVRAGKWLPLPTLPTGGLRFPGAGVSMPWIAGAPPALAGPGVQLVPPYVGATRQEQLSLWASLFNPFQVRPRLPAAAETTSPGSVDIPAIAGVAPEKTTTVEEPAGEPKWGVFFGNNNGNN; from the coding sequence ATGGGCTGCCACCACCGCCAGCTGGTCAATCGGCCATTGCggcgcctcgccgcgctcgcggcggcgctctgcgtcgtcgtcgcggcgacgcacgggcgcggTTGCTGCGCCGCGGCTGCACGCGTGGTGGGGAGGAGACACGGAGCGGCGAAGGCAGCGGAGGCGGTGATGgacgtgacggcggcggcggcggcggcgtcgccggaggGAGCCAggtggggaggcggcgacgggctcGTCGTTCGAGCGGGGAAGTGGCTGCCGCTGCCGACGCTGCCGACGGGCGGCCTGCGCTTCCCGGGGGCGGGCGTGTCGATGCCGTGGATAGCCGGAGCGCCGCCTGCGCTCGCCGGGCCGGGGGTGCAGCTCGTGCCGCCGTACGTCGGCGCGACGCGGCAGGAGCAGCTCAGCCTGTGGGCGTCGCTGTTCAACCCGTTCCAGGTCAGGCCCAGgctacccgccgccgccgagacgaCGTCGCCGGGGTCCGTGGACAtcccggccatcgccggcgtggcgccggagaagacgacgacggtggaggagccggccggcgagcccaAGTGGGGCGTCTTCTTCGGCAATAACAACGGCAACAACTAG
- the LOC102712413 gene encoding transcription factor PHYTOCHROME INTERACTING FACTOR-LIKE 13-like isoform X1 — MNQFVPDWNTSMGDAFAPLGEDDGLIELLWCNGHVVMQSQAPRKPPRPEKTATAAAAVAEDESAAWFQYPVVDDVLEKDLFSELFGEMAAAGDVVRRAPCKEERGAATALQSRMMPPPWPAREKAEFGDVDDVCGVSEVVVARTNGDAKVAVETTGESSMLTIGSSICGSNHVQTPPGAAPPPLGNGKAGGAARAREAATVASSSMRSRSCTAKTEPHNVAAGIGGKRKQRDAAMDSGSPSEDVEFESAAVACEPAQKTTAVKRRRAAEVHNLSERRRRDRINEKMKALQELIPHCNKTDKASMLDEAIEYLKSLQLQLQMMWMGGGMAPPVMFPAAGVHQYMQRMGAVGMGPPHMASLPRMPPFMAPPAAVQSSPAVSMADPYARCLAVDHLQPPSPMQHYLQGMSFYQLATAKNLQQQQQQNTAALPPAGSLPPPAPVQPLTPDDILDKKYENCSKPESKGGTS, encoded by the exons ATGAACCAGTTCGTCCCTGATTGGAACACGAGCATGGGAGACGCCTTTGCGCCGCTAGG CGAAGACGACGGGCTCATCGAGCTGCTCTGGTGCAATGGCCACGTCGTCATGCAGAGCCAGGCGCCGCGGAAGCCGCCGAGGCCGGAGAAGACGGcgaccgccgcggcggcggtggcggaggacgAGTCGGCGGCGTGGTTTCAGTACCCGGTGGTTGATGACGTGCTCGAGAAGGACCTGTTCTCCGAGCTGTTCGGCGaaatggcggcggccggcgacgtcgtccgCAGGGCGCCGTGCAAGGAGGAGCGCGGCGCGGCCACCGCGCTCCAGAGCAGGAtgatgccgccgccgtggccggcgAGGGAGAAGGCCGAGTTCGGGGACGTCGACGACGTGTGCGGCGTCTCGGAGGTCGTCGTGGCGCGGACGAACGGAGACGCGAAGGTTGCGGTGGAGACGACCGGCGAGTCCTCCATGCTGACGATCGGTTCGAGCATCTGCGGGAGCAACCACGTCCAGACGCCGccgggcgccgcgccgccgccgctcgggaACGGgaaggccggcggcgccgccagggcgagggaggcggcgacggtggcctCGTCGTCAATGAGGTCAAGGTCTTGCACCGCCAAGACAGAGCCGCAcaacgtcgccgccggcatcgGCGGCAAGCGGAAGCAGCGCGACGCCGCCATGGACTCCGGGAGCCCCAGCGAG GACGTCGAGTTcgagtccgccgccgtggcgtgCGAGCCGGCGCAGAAGACGACGGCCGTcaagcggcggcgcgccgccgaagTGCACAATCTCTCCGAGAGG AGGAGAAGAGATAGGATCAACGAGAAAATGAAAGCATTACAAGAGCTCATACCTCACTGCaacaaa ACGGACAAAGCATCGATGCTCGACGAAGCGATCGAGTATCTCAAGTCGCTGCAGCTACAGCTACAG ATGATGTGGATGGGCGGCGGaatggcgccgccggtgatgttcccggcggccggcgtgcACCAGTACATGCAGCGGATGGGCGCCGTCGGGATGGGTCCTCCACACATGGCCTCCCTGCCGAGGATGCCGCCGTTCATggcgccaccggccgccgtGCAGAGCTCGCCGGCGGTCAGCATGGCCGACCCCTACGCCCgctgcctcgccgtcgaccaCCTGCAGCCGCCGTCCCCCATG cAGCATTACTTGCAGGGGATGAGCTTCTACCAGCTCGCCACAGCCAAGAAccttcagcagcagcagcagcagaacacGGCGGCGCTGCCACCGGCCGGcagcctcccgccgccggcgcccgtgCAGCCACTGACTCCTGACGACATCCTGGACAAAAAATACG AAAACTGTAGTAAGCCTGAGAGCAAGGGTGGCACCAGTTGA
- the LOC102712413 gene encoding transcription factor PHYTOCHROME INTERACTING FACTOR-LIKE 13-like isoform X2 produces the protein MNQFVPDWNTSMGDAFAPLGEDDGLIELLWCNGHVVMQSQAPRKPPRPEKTATAAAAVAEDESAAWFQYPVVDDVLEKDLFSELFGEMAAAGDVVRRAPCKEERGAATALQSRMMPPPWPAREKAEFGDVDDVCGVSEVVVARTNGDAKVAVETTGESSMLTIGSSICGSNHVQTPPGAAPPPLGNGKAGGAARAREAATVASSSMRSRSCTAKTEPHNVAAGIGGKRKQRDAAMDSGSPSEDVEFESAAVACEPAQKTTAVKRRRAAEVHNLSERRRRDRINEKMKALQELIPHCNKTDKASMLDEAIEYLKSLQLQLQMMWMGGGMAPPVMFPAAGVHQYMQRMGAVGMGPPHMASLPRMPPFMAPPAAVQSSPAVSMADPYARCLAVDHLQPPSPMHYLQGMSFYQLATAKNLQQQQQQNTAALPPAGSLPPPAPVQPLTPDDILDKKYENCSKPESKGGTS, from the exons ATGAACCAGTTCGTCCCTGATTGGAACACGAGCATGGGAGACGCCTTTGCGCCGCTAGG CGAAGACGACGGGCTCATCGAGCTGCTCTGGTGCAATGGCCACGTCGTCATGCAGAGCCAGGCGCCGCGGAAGCCGCCGAGGCCGGAGAAGACGGcgaccgccgcggcggcggtggcggaggacgAGTCGGCGGCGTGGTTTCAGTACCCGGTGGTTGATGACGTGCTCGAGAAGGACCTGTTCTCCGAGCTGTTCGGCGaaatggcggcggccggcgacgtcgtccgCAGGGCGCCGTGCAAGGAGGAGCGCGGCGCGGCCACCGCGCTCCAGAGCAGGAtgatgccgccgccgtggccggcgAGGGAGAAGGCCGAGTTCGGGGACGTCGACGACGTGTGCGGCGTCTCGGAGGTCGTCGTGGCGCGGACGAACGGAGACGCGAAGGTTGCGGTGGAGACGACCGGCGAGTCCTCCATGCTGACGATCGGTTCGAGCATCTGCGGGAGCAACCACGTCCAGACGCCGccgggcgccgcgccgccgccgctcgggaACGGgaaggccggcggcgccgccagggcgagggaggcggcgacggtggcctCGTCGTCAATGAGGTCAAGGTCTTGCACCGCCAAGACAGAGCCGCAcaacgtcgccgccggcatcgGCGGCAAGCGGAAGCAGCGCGACGCCGCCATGGACTCCGGGAGCCCCAGCGAG GACGTCGAGTTcgagtccgccgccgtggcgtgCGAGCCGGCGCAGAAGACGACGGCCGTcaagcggcggcgcgccgccgaagTGCACAATCTCTCCGAGAGG AGGAGAAGAGATAGGATCAACGAGAAAATGAAAGCATTACAAGAGCTCATACCTCACTGCaacaaa ACGGACAAAGCATCGATGCTCGACGAAGCGATCGAGTATCTCAAGTCGCTGCAGCTACAGCTACAG ATGATGTGGATGGGCGGCGGaatggcgccgccggtgatgttcccggcggccggcgtgcACCAGTACATGCAGCGGATGGGCGCCGTCGGGATGGGTCCTCCACACATGGCCTCCCTGCCGAGGATGCCGCCGTTCATggcgccaccggccgccgtGCAGAGCTCGCCGGCGGTCAGCATGGCCGACCCCTACGCCCgctgcctcgccgtcgaccaCCTGCAGCCGCCGTCCCCCATG CATTACTTGCAGGGGATGAGCTTCTACCAGCTCGCCACAGCCAAGAAccttcagcagcagcagcagcagaacacGGCGGCGCTGCCACCGGCCGGcagcctcccgccgccggcgcccgtgCAGCCACTGACTCCTGACGACATCCTGGACAAAAAATACG AAAACTGTAGTAAGCCTGAGAGCAAGGGTGGCACCAGTTGA